From a single Nicotiana tomentosiformis chromosome 2, ASM39032v3, whole genome shotgun sequence genomic region:
- the LOC138904422 gene encoding secreted RxLR effector protein 161-like has translation MSRIPYAGAVGAIMYTMICTRPDVAYALGVTSRYQANPGEEYWKVVKTILKYLRRTKDQFLIYGDFELILEGYTATSFSSDRDDSKSISGYLFTLNGGAVRWKSFKQATVVDSVTEAEYIAASEAAKEAIWMKKFLNELGVVPSIECAVPLLCDNT, from the coding sequence atgagtaggatcccatacgCTGGTGCAGTGGGAGCTATCATGTATACCATGATATGTACACGTCCTGATGTGGCTTATGCATTAGGAGTGACTAGCCGATATCAGGCAAATCCTGGTGAGGAATATTGGAAGGTGGTGAAGaccattcttaagtacttaagaaggacTAAAGACCAATTCCTCATTTATGGAGATTTTGAGCTGATACTTGAAGGTTATACTGCTACAAGTTTCTCTTCAGATAGAGATGATAGCAAATCTATTTCTGGTTATTTATTCACCTTAAATGGTGGGGCGGTGAGATGGAAAAGTTTCAAACAAGCTACAGTAGTTGACTCAGTGACTGAAGCAGAATATATAGCAGCTAGTGAAGCTGCTAAGGAAGCTATATGGATGAAAAAGTTCTTAAATGAACTTGGTGTGGTTCCTTCAATAGAATGTGCAGTTCCATTATTGTGTGACAATACTTGA
- the LOC104114311 gene encoding DNA glycosylase/AP lyase ROS1-like translates to MDVGQGSSIEEIKDLQTNTSWIPATPGKPGFATLPPISKNRQETQLAQVDRSELQTKKAEAVAAHAAGATAEAQNAAAYNGSTSSVTVDQCFTTWEAAVGTKLEMYGGGIKMCNNFSSDNVDMWTNVSFGDLLAMAHAAGTTPAAENAKDDTVYSAGSSFKPLISSQSPDGSSTFPSSPFNLNSPLRMTDAILSNVPFKFEPVTPDLIKSTGHASNASNLDINVTTLPRGVQSNEDTIKRAEANELQQSREQSELVLNQSELQENHKLDMEGKQDSELNNTPEQKQRRRKHRPKVVVESKPKRTPKRRTEKLPGSVETKTEKRKYVRRNKVGSPAPTSAEEVNNTIDEGKTPSSKETPPAKRKYVRRNQVKKSTEKPSEEGSGGTTEPKKVSLPRKSCRRTLNFEFERQASDENSSYRSSTLDLHANQTESTAQCVQSAQLGQGVEAPNEKTAVGTTYNINCSLNQELRNYLSQHEVQYLGSPSLDKVGWNHDKVMVGNQNESTRGNYRINFSDLTRDKQASIVQMTPQSPNCSNCSSSTCLPHGKGLKRQHSYRTDEAQFYSLNARGVYFNSMQAYQAILPANEPEVYSDLGMHCPAIYKKKRTEEGHSSAAFYIKHFTSEINCVPSSQCNISGSPSNNSSTNIAYNRLQNSDFVPAVVEAEKLRKRRSKGATQVHELASVHDIYKQFQTSTSKYATKCRLGERYKTSHLSNACMEAPIADTRAPMKTKKQSKKSTFVSSTASNMYIHQQFTTNARGLPPALTWRGMSPIDEIAEHLQRLDLNRESSQIQGQHGSVAYHTKFQGESALVLYQRDGSIVPFGSSLVRKRKPRPKVDVDDETDRVWKLLLQDINSEGVDGTDEDKAKWWEEERRVFNSRADSFIARMRLVQGDRRFSPWKGSVVDSVVGVFLTQNVSDHLSSSAFMSLAAHFPLKTKSSTQKHEGRTAIIIEEPEACATDPIVSIRWHEDQENQSTRCQDSWRVHNTYSNEEKTAVSSSESSENSTHCIKSAEHSVILQSDSSREGSDLYHESTLMGFRDKKELNDLPSSPSSVVSSENSAVIQTSERTDTSSFCSSTSFLKLLQMAGTSGARGTTCTEYLHKCGNFPVLRKEGSALEQSGSLVECAHPELYTTLRSETYISCNNPQNKLDIETVNNAEVNVELQFQTEDRNCNVPQVPEAPTSSKTNIEVTERASIVVDSCKFERRAVESNLKNVSDHACSKVDSVNDNPSKAKKGQLGKEKENIDWDSLRLEAQANGKKREKTANTLDSLDWEAVRCANVNEIAHTIRERGMNNKLAERIKNFLNRIVSEHGSIDLEWLRDVPPDKAKEYLLSIRGLGLKSVECVRLLTLHHLAFPVDTNVGRIAVRLGWVPLQPLPESLQLHLLELYPILESIQKYLWPRLCKLDQRTLYELHYHMITFGKVFCTKSKPNCNACPLRGECRHFASAFASARLALPAPEEKSIVSATENKASNNNPRENFTHLPLPLPPGNQQPVEHQKLINSAPIIEVPATPEPIVELPATPEQEQIQAPEIDIEDTYFEDPCEIPTIELNMAEFTQNLKKYVKNNMELHQVEMSNALVALTSEAASIPVPKLKNVSRLRTEHQVYELPDSHPLLEGLDKREPDDPCSYLLAIWTPGETANSFQPPETQCNSQESGKLCENETCSSCNSIREAHSQTVRGTLLIPCRTAMRGSFPLNGTYFQVNEVFADHDSSLNPINVPRGWLWNLPRRTVYFGTSIPTIFKGLTTESIQHCFWRGFVCVRGFDHKTRAPRPLMARLHFPASKLNKTKGKTDEEHGAAHRI, encoded by the exons ATGGATGTAGGCCAAGGCAGCTCGATTGAAGAAATTAAGGATTTACAGACCAACACTTCATGGATTCCAGCAACTCCGGGGAAGCCAGGTTTTGCGACATTGCCACCAATTAGCAAGAATAGGCAGGAAACCCAGCTGGCTCAAGTTGATAGGTCGGAGTTGCAGACGAAAAAAGCAGAAGCAGTAGCAGCACATGCTGCTGGCGCCACAGCCGAAGCTCAAAATGCAGCTGCATACAATGGTTCAACAAGTTCAGTAACAGTAGATCAGTGCTTCACCACCTGGGAAGCAGCAGTAGGCACAAAATTGGAAATGTATGGAGGTGGTATAAAGATGTGCAATAACTTCTCTAGTGATAACGTAGACATGTGGACTAATGTGTCTTTCGGAGATCTCTTGGCGATGGCACATGCTGCTGGCACCACGCCCGCAGCTGAAAATGCAAAAGATGATACAGTTTATAGTGCGGGGAGTTCTTTCAAACCGCTCATCAGTTCCCAGAGTCCAG ATGGAAGCTCTACTTTTCCCAGCTCCCCTTTCAACCTGAATTCACCCCTAAGAATGACGGATGCAATCTTAAGCAACGTCCCATTCAAGTTCGAACCAGTAACACCAGATCTGATCAAGAGTACAGGGCACGCATCTAATGCGTCAAACCTAGACATTAATGTTACTACATTACCAAGAGGTGTACAGTCAAATGAAGATACAATAAAGAGAGCTGAAGCAAATGAACTCCAACAGAGCAGAGAGCAGTCGGAGCTGGTCTTAAATCAATCAGAATTGCAGGAGAATCACAAGCTTGACATGGAAGGCAAACAGGATAGTGAACTGAATAATACACCAGAgcaaaaacaaagaagaagaaaacacagGCCCAAGGTGGTTGTAGAAAGCAAGCCTAAAAGGACTCCTAAACGAAGAACCGAAAAGCTGCCTGGTTCAGTGGAGACAAAAACAGAAAAGAGGAAGTATGTCCGAAGAAACAAGGTTGGCAGCCCTGCACCCACTTCTGCTGAAGAGGTAAACAATACAATTGACGAGGGAAAGACTCCTAGTTCCAAAGAAACCCCACCAGCAAAGAGGAAGTACGTCAGAAGAAATCAAGTTAAGAAGAGCACAGAAAAGCCCTCTGAAGAGGGGAGCGGTGGAACAACTGAGCCGAAAAAAGTTTCTCTTCCTAGAAAATCCTGCAGGAGAACgttgaattttgaatttgaaaGACAAGCAAGTGATGAAAACTCATCATACAGGTCCTCAACTTTGGATTTGCATGCGAATCAAACCGAATCAACTGCACAATGTGTACAGTCTGCACAACTTGGACAAGGTGTGGAAGCCCCCAATGAAAAGACAGCAGTGGGAACAACTTATAACATCAACTGTTCCCTGAACCAGGAGCTGAGAAATTACTTGTCACAGCATGAAGTGCAATACCTTGGTTCTCCATCTCTAGACAAGGTTGGCTGGAATCATGATAAAGTCATGGTTGGTAATCAAAATGAAAGCACAAGAggaaattatagaatcaatttttCAGATTTAACTCGTGATAAACAGGCAAGCATAgtacaaatgacaccacagagcCCGAATTGTTCCAACTGCAGCAGCAGCACATGCTTGCCACATGGGAAAGGCTTGAAGAGACAGCATTCATATAGAACTGATGAAGCACAATTCTACAGCTTAAATGCCAGGGGAGTGTACTTCAATTCCATGCAGGCTTATCAAGCAATCCTTCCAGCAAATGAACCTGAAGTTTATAGCGACCTAGGGATGCATTGTCCTGCAATTTACAAGAAAAAGAGAACAGAAGAGGGCCACAGCTCAGCAGCATTTTACATTAAGCATTTTACTAGCGAAATTAACTGTGTGCCTTCATCGCAGTGCAATATCAGTGGTTCCCCTAGCAACAATTCTTCAACCAATATAGCCTACAACAGACTGCAGAACTCCGATTTTGTGCCAGCAGTTGTGGAAGCAGAGAAGTTAAGGAAGAGGAGATCAAAAGGCGCAACTCAAGTGCATGAGTTAGCATCTGTGCATGATATTTACAAACAATTTCAGACTTCTACATCCAAATACGCAACAAAATGCAGACTTGGAGAAAGATACAAGACTTCACATCTATCCAATGCATGCATGGAAGCTCCAATTGCAGACACCCGAGCACCGATGAAGACAAAAAAGCAATCAAAGAAAAGCACCTTTGTCAGCTCAACAGCTTCCAACATGTACATCCATCAACAATTCACAACAAATGCAAGGG GTCTCCCGCCAGCTTTAACATGGAGAGGCATGTCTCCAATTGATGAAATTGCAGAACACTTGCAGCGCCTTGATTTAAATAGAGAAAGCAGCCAAATTCAAGGTCAACATGGAAGTGTCGCCTACCACACCAAGTTTCAAGGGGAGAGTGCCCTTGTTCTTTATCAAAGAGATGGAAGTATTGTTCCTTTCGGAAGTTCATTGGTTAGGAAACGAAAACCACGGCCAAAAGTTGATGTTGATGATGAGACTGATAGGGTATGGAAGCTTTTGCTGCAAGATATAAACAGTGAAGGCGTTGATGGAACAGATGAAGACAAGGCAAAATGGTGGGAAGAAGAACGTAGAGTGTTTAATAGTAGAGCAGACTCATTTATTGCGCGAATGCGTCTTGTCCAAG GAGACAGGCGCTTCTCACCTTGGAAGGGATCTGTTGTGGACTCCGTAGTTGGAGTATTTCTTACACAGAATGTTTCAGATCACCTTTCCAG TTCTGCATTCATGTCACTCGCTGCTCACTTTCCTCTGAAGACAAAGAGCAGTACTCAGAAGCATGAAGGGAGAACAGCTATCATAATTGAAGAACCTGAAGCGTGTGCAACAGATCCCATTGTTTCTATCAGATGGCATGAAGATCAAGAAAATCAGTCAACTCGATGTCAGGATTCCTGGAGAGTCCATAATACATATTCAAATGAAGAAAAAACAGCTGTCAGCAGCTCTGAATCAAGTGAAAATAGCACACATTGCATAAAGTCAGCAGAACATTCTGTAATTCTGCAATCAGATTCTTCTAGAGAAGGTTCAGATCTGTATCATGAATCAACACTTATGGGTTTCAGAGATAAAAAAGAATTGAACGATTTGCCTTCTTCTCCGAGTTCTGTAGTTTCTTCTGAGAACTCTGCGGTTATTCAAACTTCAGAAAGAACTGACACAAGCAGCTTTTGCAGCTCCACTTCTTTTTTGAAGCTATTACAGATGGCAGGAACTTCAGGAGCACGAGGAACCACGTGCACTGAATACTTACACAAATGTGGAAACTTCCCAGTCCTTCGCAAGGAAGGTAGTGCCCTTGAACAAAGTGGATCATTGGTAGAATGTGCACATCCAGAACTGTACACAACACTGAGGAGTGAAACTTATATCTCATGCAATAACCCTCAAAATAAGTTGGACATAGAGACAGTTAATAATGCAGAAGTCAATGTCGAACTACAGTTTCAAACTGAAGATAGAAATTGCAATGTACCCCAAGTTCCAGAAGCACCAACCTCTTCAAAAACCAATATAGAAGTCACAGAAAGGGCCAGCATAGTTGTTGATTCATGTAAGTTTGAGCGAAGAGCTGTGGAGTCAAACTTGAAAAATGTCAGTGATCATGCTTGTAGCAAAGTAGACAGTGTAAATGACAATCCTTCTAAAGCAAAAAAAGGACAGCTCGGGAAGGAGAAAGAGAACATTGATTGGGACAGCTTACGGTTAGAGGCCCAGGCCAACggcaagaaaagagaaaagacagCGAACACATTGGATTCACTGGACTGGGAAGCAGTGAGGTGCGCAAATGTCAATGAGATAGCCCACACAATTAGAGAACGAGGAATGAACAACAAGCTGGCAGAGAGGATCAAG AATTTTCTTAACCGGATTGTTAGTGAACATGGAAGCATTGATCTTGAATGGCTGAGAGATGTTCCACCAGACAAAGCAAA AGAGTATCTATTGAGCATAAGGGGCTTGGGTCTGAAGAGCGTGGAGTGTGTGAGACTTTTAACACTTCACCACCTAGCTTTCCCA GTTGACACAAATGTAGGGCGTATTGCTGTTAGGCTAGGGTGGGTGCCCCTGCAGCCGTTGCCTGAGTCACTACAATTGCATCTTCTTGAGCT GTACCCAATACTGGAGTCAATCCAAAAGTACCTATGGCCACGTCTCTGCAAGCTTGATCAAAGAACATT ATATGAGCTACATTACCATATGATCACCTTCGGAAAG GTCTTCTGTACAAAAAGCAAACCCAATTGCAACGCATGTCCACTGAGAGGAGAATGCAGACACTTTGCAAGTGCCTTTGCAAG TGCGAGGCTTGCCCTTCCCGCGCCGGAAGAAAAAAGCATTGTGTCTGCAACAGAAAACAAAGCCTCTAACAATAATCCAAGGGAAAACTTCACTCACCTGCCTCTGCCATTACCTCCGGGTAATCAACAACCAGTGGAGCATCAGAAGTTGATCAACTCAGCTCCTATTATTGAAGTGCCAGCAACACCAGAGCCCATTGTTGAACTTCCTGCCACACCTGAGCAAGAGCAAATACAAGCACCAGAAATTGACATAGAGGACACTTACTTTGaagatccttgtgaaattcctacaattgaattgaatatgGCAGAGTTCACTCAAAACTTAAAGAAGTATGTCAAAAACAATATGGAGCTTCATCAGGTAGAAATGTCGAATGCCTTAGTAGCCTTAACTTCAGAAGCTGCATCAATTCCCGTGCCTAAACTTAAGAATGTCAGCCGGCTGAGAACTGAACATCAAGT ATATGAACTTCCAGATTCTCATCCACTTTTGgaaggg TTGGACAAAAGAGAACCAGATGATCCTTGCTCCTATCTTCTTGCTATTTGGACACCGG GTGAAACAGCAAATTCTTTTCAACCTCCAGAAACACAGTGCAACTCTCAAGAATCTGGCAAACTATGTGAAAATGAGACATGTTCCTCATGCAACAGCATACGTGAAGCACATTCTCAGACAGTAAGAGGGACTCTTCTG ATACCATGTCGAACAGCTATGAGAGGAAGCTTTCCACTCAATGGTACCTATTTTCAGGTCAATGAG GTGTTCGCAGACCATGATTCCAGCCTCAACCCAATTAATGTCCCAAGGGGTTGGCTGTGGAATCTCCCACGGCGGACTGTCTACTTTGGAACCTCAATACCGACGATATtcaaag GACTAACCACAGAAAGTATACAACACTGCTTTTGGAGAG GGTTTGTTTGTGTGCGGGGATTTGATCATAAGACACGAGCACCTCGACCGCTGATGGCACGGTTGCACTTTCCAGCCAGCAAGTTAAACAAGACTAAAGGAAAAACGGATGAAGAACATGGAGCAGCCCACCGAATATAG